GCCGATGATCGTAGCGTTCAGTTGCTGGCCGGGCAGGGCAGGCAAGCCGCCGAGTTGACCGGACGATACCTGGACGTTCTGCGCCGCGATGGCGGTTTTCACATCTACCGGGGTCAGGTTGTAGTTGTTCAACTTGGCCGGGTCGAGCCAGATCCGCATTGCATACTGGGCACCGAAGACCTGGAAGTCACCGACACCGGCTGTGCGCGAGATCGGGTCCTGCATGTTCGACACGATGTAGTTGGACAGGTCGTCCTTGGTCATGCTGCCGTCGCGCGATACCACGCCGATGACCATCAGGAAGTTCTTCACCGACTTGGTCACGCGGATACCCTGTTGCTGCACTTCTTGCGGCAGCAGCGGGGTGGCCAGGTTCAGCTTGTTCTGGACCTGAACCTGCGCGGTATCGGAGCTGGTGCCCTGCTCGAAGGTCGCGGTAATGGTCATGTTGCCGTCGGAGTTACTTTCCGACGAGACATAACGCAGGTTGTCGATACCGTTGAGCTGTTGCTCGATCACCTGCACCACGGTGTCTTGCACGGTTTGTGCAGACGCGCCTGGGTAGGTCACCGAGATGGCAATGGCTGGAGGCGCAATGCTCGGGTATTGGTTGATCGGCAGTTTGAGGATCGATAGAGCCCCGACCAGCATAATCACCAGGGCAATCACCCAGGCGAAAATCGGACGGTCGATAAAAAATTTCGACATGGTTTACTCCCCTTTGCCGCCGACAGCTGTGTTAGCTGCCTGTGCGGGGGCCGGGCTCTTTGCGCCAACGTTAGTGGCTTCAGTGGCTTTCACTTCAACGCCAGGTCTGACGAATTGCAGCCCTTCGGTGATTACGCGATCGCCTGCCTTCAGACCGTCTTCAATCAGCCATTGGTTACCGACAGTGCGGCTGGCCTTGAGCTGACGCAGTTCGACCTTGTTGTCCGGACCGACGACCAGCGCGGTCGGAGAGCCTTTGAGGTCGCGGGTCACGCCTTGTTGCGGGGCCAGAATCGCCGCGCTGTCCACACCGGCCTGCAACTGGGCGTGAACGAACATGCCCGGCAGCAAAGTGTGATCAGGGTTCGGGAACACGGCACGCAGGGTCACGGAACCGGTGGTCTGGTCAACCGAAACTTCGGAGAACTCAAGCTTGCCGTCCACCTTGTACTGGCTGCCGTCTTCGAGAGTCAGCTTGACCGCGGCGGCATTATCGCCAGCCTTTTGCAGACGACCGCTTTCCAGTTCGCGGCGCAGCTCAAGCAGCTCCACCGAAGACTGAGTGACGTCGACGTAGATCGGGTCCAGTTGCTGGATGACGGCCATCGCGTCGGTCTGGCCACTGCTGACCAGCGCGCCTTCGGTCACCGACGAGCGGCCGATGCGACCGGAGATCGGTGCGTAAACCTTGGTGTAGCGCACGTTGATCTGGGCGGTCTGCAGGGACGCTTCCGATTGCAGGCGGTTGGCCAGCGCGGTGTCGTATTCCTGACGGCTGACAGCCTGTTCGTCGACCAGTTGCTTGTAGCGGTCGGAGATCGACTTGGTCGAACGCAGGTTGGCTTCGGCGCTTTTCAGGGTGGCGTCATAGACCGATGGGTCGATCTGATAGAGCTGCTGACCGGCCTTGACGTCGCCGCCTTCCTTGAACAGTCGCTTGAGAATGATGCCGTTGACCTGTGGGCGAACTTCGGCGATGCGGAACGCACTGGTGCGCCCCGGAAGTTCGGATGTCAGGGTGAAGGCTTGTGGTTGCAGGGTTACGACGCCGACCTGAGGGGTGGGTGCGGCAGGTGCCGCCTCTTCCTTTTTACATCCGCTGAGCAGCGATGCCAGGGCGACGGCAGTAACCAGAGCGGTAACAGCTGGCTTGAATTGCATGAAGATCCTCGGGTCAGGCGCGCAAATTGCGCACAAGAAATGTGGAAGGGTAAAAAATTTTTGCCGGGTGGATAAGTAGCTTGCTAAGGAATATACTTACGTTCATGGTTGTTTGTAAAGGCCTTGGCGGTGTACCCACCCGGTTACAAAAGCCGTTCAAAGGTTGGAATTGTAGGCCGGAGACGAAGCCCAAGAGCGCTCGCCCCACTTTTATTCAGCTGATATTCAGACATCGCTGACGCACCCCTGATTGAGGTTTTACTGCCATGGTCCGTCGTACCAAAGAGGAAGCTCAAGAAACCCGAAGCCAGATACTCGAAGCGGCGGAAAAAGCCTTTTACGAGAGGGGCGTGGCCCGCACGACGCTGGCGGACATCGCTACCCTGGCCGGTGTGACTCGTGGGGCTATCTACTGGCATTTCAGTAACAAGGCGGATCTGGTGCAGGCGATGCTCGATACCTTGCATGAGCCGCTGGATGAAATGGCCAAGGCCAGTGAAAGCGAAGATGAACTCGATCCGCTGGGCTGCATGCGCAAGCTGCTGATTCATCTGTTTCATCAAGTTGCCCTGGACCCGAAAACCCGACGCATCAACGAGATTCTGTTTCATAAGTGCGAGTTCACCGATGAAATGTGCGATCTGCGCCAGCAGCGCCGAACGGCCAGTCTCGATTGCAATGTGCGAATTGCTCTGGCCCTGAGTAATGCGGTGAATCGCGGGCAGTTGCCGGAAAACCTCGACACTGCCCGCGCGGCCATCAGCCTGCATGCGTATATCGATGGCATCCTGTATCAGTGGCTGCTGGCTCCCGACAGTTTTCAACTGCACACCGAAGCCGAGCGTTGCGTCGATACAGGGTTGGATATGCTGCGCTTGAGTCCGAGCCTGCGCAATTGAAACAAAATGCGTAATTGGATCCGTTTGTGTCAAGACTTGAAGCGGGGGCAATGTCCCTGCTTCGCTCGCCTTTCTGTAATGGGGTGCTTTTATATACGTACGTTTGCCAGGTTGATAGATAGCGAGCTACGTATTTTGTAGGAATATTGTGTCGAGTCTGTGAATGAATGTTAACAACCCGGGCTACAAGGGCGCCGAGCAGCCGATAAAGGGTATCGCGCTGATCTGCCTGGCGGTTTTGTTGTTCGCCAGTCACGACACGTTGTCCAAGTACCTGTCCGGGTTCTATCCGATTGTTATGGTGGTTTGGGCACGCTACGTGGTGCACACCTTGTTGATGCTGGTGATTTTCGTGCCTCGCAGTGGTTTTTCGGTGGTAGTGCGCACCAAGCGTCCGGGTTTGCAGTTATTACGCGCCCTATGCCTGATCGGCACCAGCCTGTTTTTCACTACCGGCCTGCGTTACATCCCCTTGGCTGAAGCCACCGCCGTCACCTTTCTTGCTCCTTTATTGGTGACCGCGCTGTCCGTACCGTTGCTGCATGAGCGGGTAACCCGCAATCAGTGGCTGGCGGTGCTGGGTGGATTTGTCGGCGTGTTGATCGTCGTGCGGCCCGGCGGTGCGCTGTTCACCCCGGCGATTCTGCTGCCGCTGTGTTCGGCGCTGTGTTTTGGCTTCTATCAATTGCTCACCCGCTTGCTCAGCGGTATCGACAGCCCGACCACCAGCAACTTTCTCACCGGCATTCTCAATAGCCTGATCATGACTGCGCTGTTGCCGTTCTTCTGGAGCACGCCGACGGTGCTGCATGGCCTGTTCATGATTGGCCTGGGCACCTGCGGCATGCTTGGTCACATGTTGCTGACCCAGGCCTTCCGCCATGCGGCGCCGGCGATGCTGGCCCCTTTCAGTTACGGGCAGATTCTGTTTGCCGGGATATATGGGTATTTGATCTTCGACCATACCCCGGACAGCTTTGGCGTGATCGGTATCACGGTGATTTGCCTCAGCGGTCTTGCGGTCGCCTGGGGACAGCGCAAGCGCTGACAAACGTCTGGATTCGAATGGCGTCCCCCTGTAGGAGCTGCCGAAGGCTGCGATCCTTTGATCTTCCATACGCAAAAGCCCCGGCTCTTTCGAGTCGGGGCTTTTGCGTTTCAACGGCGGACGTTTACAGCGCGGGGTAGTCGATGTAACCGACCGGCCCCTTCGCATAGAACAATTCCGGACGCGCCTCGTTCAACGGCGCATCAGCCTTCAAACGCGCCGGCAGATCTGGGTTGGCGATGAACGGTACACCGAACGCCACCGCGTCAGCCTTGCCGCTGGCCAGCCACTCATTGGCGCTGTCCTTGGTGAAGCGTTCGTTGGCGATGTATGGGCCGCCGAAGGCTTCCTTCAGTTGTGGGCCGAGGCTGTCGCCGGCTTCTTTCTCGCGCGAGCAGATGAAGGCGATACCACGCTTGCCCAATTCGCGAGCGACATAGGTGAAGGTTTCGGACAGGTTTTCGTCGCCCATGTCATGGAGATCCGCGCGTGGTGACAGGTGCACACCTACGCGGCCTGCGCCCCAGATTTCAATGGCGACGTCGGTCACCTCCAGCAACAGGCGCGCACGGTTTTCCAGGGAGCCGCCGTAGTTGTCGGTGCGCTGGTTGGTGCTGCTTTGCAGGAACTGGTCGAGCAGGTAGCCGTTGGCGCCGTGGATTTCCACACCGTCGAAACCGGCAGCCTTGGCGTTCTCGGCACCCACGCGGTAAGCGTCGATGATGTCGGCGATTTCAGCGGTTTCCAGGGCGCGCGGAGTTGGGAAGTCGGCCAATGGACGTACCAGGCTGACATGACCCTTAGGCTGGATAGCACTCGGCGCGACCGGTGCTTCGCCGTTCAGGTACAAGGGGTGGGAAATCCGGCCCACGTGCCACAGTTGCAGGAAGATTTTGCCGCCCGCGCCGTGGATTGCCTTGGTCACGTTGCTCCAGCCGCGCACCTGATCGTTGGACCAGATACCGGGAGTGTCCGGATAGCCCACGCCGATTGGCGTGACCGACGTCGCTTCGCTGAGGATCAGGCCGGCAGAGGCGCGTTGCACGTAGTACTCGGCCATCAGCGCGTTCGGCACACGGCCTTCGTCGGCGCGGCAACGGGTCAGCGGCGCCATGATGATGCGGTTGGCCAACTCGAGGTCGCCCAGTTTGATCGGATCGAAAATAGTCGTCATGAAATACAACCCTCGTTAAAGATCAGTTAGTAGCAGGGGCCAGTTCGGCATTGCCGCTCTGACGGAAAGTAATCAGGGTCACCAGCAGGGCGAGTACCGCCAGTGCGGCTGCCGCGAGCGGCACGCTGGTGAGACCGAAGCCGTGGGCGATGACGCTGCCGCCGACCCACGCCCCGAGTGCGTTGCCGACGTTGAAAGCGCCGATGTTCAGGGTCGACACCAGGTTCGGAGCCGCTTTGCCGTAGGTCACAACGTTCACTTGCAGGGCGGGTACGGCGGCGAAGCACGCGGTGGCCCAGAGGAACAGGGTGATTTCGGTTGGAATCACGGCAATGCTGGTCCAGGTCAGTACGGTGGACACGACCGCCATGGTGATGAACACACCGATCAGCGTCGCAGCCATGCTTTTGTCTGCCAGCTTGCCGCCGATGATGTTGCCGACCGTCAGGCCCAGGCCGATGAGCATCAAGGTCCAGGTCACGCCGCGTGGCGAGACGCCGGTGACCTCGCCCAACAGCGGGGCGACATAGGTGAACAAGGTGAAGACCGAGGCGGCG
The Pseudomonas lini DNA segment above includes these coding regions:
- the emhA gene encoding efflux RND transporter periplasmic adaptor subunit EmhA translates to MQFKPAVTALVTAVALASLLSGCKKEEAAPAAPTPQVGVVTLQPQAFTLTSELPGRTSAFRIAEVRPQVNGIILKRLFKEGGDVKAGQQLYQIDPSVYDATLKSAEANLRSTKSISDRYKQLVDEQAVSRQEYDTALANRLQSEASLQTAQINVRYTKVYAPISGRIGRSSVTEGALVSSGQTDAMAVIQQLDPIYVDVTQSSVELLELRRELESGRLQKAGDNAAAVKLTLEDGSQYKVDGKLEFSEVSVDQTTGSVTLRAVFPNPDHTLLPGMFVHAQLQAGVDSAAILAPQQGVTRDLKGSPTALVVGPDNKVELRQLKASRTVGNQWLIEDGLKAGDRVITEGLQFVRPGVEVKATEATNVGAKSPAPAQAANTAVGGKGE
- the emhR gene encoding efflux system transcriptional repressor EmhR, whose translation is MVRRTKEEAQETRSQILEAAEKAFYERGVARTTLADIATLAGVTRGAIYWHFSNKADLVQAMLDTLHEPLDEMAKASESEDELDPLGCMRKLLIHLFHQVALDPKTRRINEILFHKCEFTDEMCDLRQQRRTASLDCNVRIALALSNAVNRGQLPENLDTARAAISLHAYIDGILYQWLLAPDSFQLHTEAERCVDTGLDMLRLSPSLRN
- a CDS encoding DMT family transporter; the protein is MNVNNPGYKGAEQPIKGIALICLAVLLFASHDTLSKYLSGFYPIVMVVWARYVVHTLLMLVIFVPRSGFSVVVRTKRPGLQLLRALCLIGTSLFFTTGLRYIPLAEATAVTFLAPLLVTALSVPLLHERVTRNQWLAVLGGFVGVLIVVRPGGALFTPAILLPLCSALCFGFYQLLTRLLSGIDSPTTSNFLTGILNSLIMTALLPFFWSTPTVLHGLFMIGLGTCGMLGHMLLTQAFRHAAPAMLAPFSYGQILFAGIYGYLIFDHTPDSFGVIGITVICLSGLAVAWGQRKR
- a CDS encoding alkene reductase; amino-acid sequence: MTTIFDPIKLGDLELANRIIMAPLTRCRADEGRVPNALMAEYYVQRASAGLILSEATSVTPIGVGYPDTPGIWSNDQVRGWSNVTKAIHGAGGKIFLQLWHVGRISHPLYLNGEAPVAPSAIQPKGHVSLVRPLADFPTPRALETAEIADIIDAYRVGAENAKAAGFDGVEIHGANGYLLDQFLQSSTNQRTDNYGGSLENRARLLLEVTDVAIEIWGAGRVGVHLSPRADLHDMGDENLSETFTYVARELGKRGIAFICSREKEAGDSLGPQLKEAFGGPYIANERFTKDSANEWLASGKADAVAFGVPFIANPDLPARLKADAPLNEARPELFYAKGPVGYIDYPAL